The sequence AACTAAAAATTTCAAAGTTCAAAAAAGCCCTATATAGCGCAAAAAAAGCCTAATACTTTATTGTATTAGACTAATGCTTGTTATATGTCTTGTCATTACTAAGTTTATCATGTTTTTCGCTAAAAAAATAGCGTGTTTTACTCTGGAGTTATACCAAGTTTACTTTTTGTGCACTAGAAGCTTACAGCTTTAAGCACAATCGTCTTAAAATGCAAACTATCTCTTGACATGTTTTTTTTCAATATTAATATGATGCATGATCCATACTGACTAAAATGACTTCACCATTATTATGCTCAACACCGTAAGCGACAACATAGATAATATCATTGTTAGCATTTCTACACGTAAACTCAATTTTGATAACGAAATCGCCAATAGAAAGATTTTCATTAAAAGCTATTTGTAATGTTTCGATGTTTGAATATATTATAGGTATCCATTCTGTTGAAACTTCATTATATGTATTTGGATAGGTTATAGATTCCTTAATCAAATATGTTAATATTAAGTGCTCTCCAGTATTACTATCGATGTATATTGGTCTATATTTAGGTTGAACGACCCTATCATTGCTTATCATATCAGCACTTATTCGCGCAGCAATAACAAACCAAGAATCATTTTCTAAAACTTCCATGCTAGAATATCTAGAATCAAAATCACTGTATGAAGGTGCTTCCCCAGATAAGTTTGAAACAATATAGTATTGCCCATCAAAGCTTACATCCAAAGATACATCTATCTTAGTATAATAGTAAGGTAAAGTCATTTTTAAATTACTAACATGCCAAGTATTATCATCTTTAACAGTCCATGTACCTTCATCATCTATATACAAGAAAAATCCATCAATATCGCTATAACTGTGCAACTTGCTCATGTCGTACGAATTGCCATCTTCTGTAAATATATCATCAGCATAGTAATTTGTGAATGCTACAACAGCAGCACGAAAAGCAAATTCTCTAGGAAAATTTACAGTAATTGCCGTATATGTTGCAGTTCCATTTACTGATGATAATTCCGGAGTCCAACCTGTATAGTATCGGTCCTCAATGTCATTTGGAAGATTAAAAGATGGTGTTATTCCGTAAGGAATTATTGTTTTTGCAAGTAACGTTCCATCGTAATCATTCCAAGTAATCTCATATTCCATCAGTTCTCCATTTGCAGTGTATGTTGCATTGGCAGTCGCTTCAATAATACTCGGAGTCCAATCAATATAATTCCATTGCGCTGTGTCAGTAGGTAAATTATAACTAGGTAAACTACCATATGGTACCATAGTAGTTCCAATTGTACTATTATTAGCGTCTTTCCAAGTAATTGTGTATTCTTTTACACTTCCTTGTTCAAAAATTGCAACATAGTTTTGATTTTGAGTAACGGTAGAAATTGCAGGTGACCATCCCACAAATGTATAATTGTACTGAACATCCATCTTTGCTGGAGTTGCGCCATTATAATTTGGAGTTGACCCTTCTATAACATTGTTATCTGTTTCAACAATGACACCATTTATTTCCCATGATATGGTATATTTTGGAGCATCATCATCACGCATTGAATATGTGACAATTATCAATACGTCTTTTTCAAATATATCGCCATTTTGAAAATTATCAGAACCATCAATGCTGACATCTTTCGTAGAACCAGGTTCAGTAATATCCCATATAATATCATAAACTGGTACTGTTTCTATATTTGTAAATCCCCACAGTTGAAGTGATTCAACAACATCTTCAAAATGTTCACCAATAAAACTAGATTCTGATGACAATGATCTTACCTCATTTTCACCAATTGGTTCTTCTGGCTCATCCTCAACACGCATTGAATATGTGACAACTATTAATACATCTTTTTCAAAAATATCTCCATATTTGAACGTATTTGAACCATCAATACTTACACTTTTGGTCGATCCTGGTGTAGTAAACCCCCATACTATATCATATACTGCTACAGTCTCTATGTTTATAAAACCCCATTTTTGAAGCTTTTCAACTACTTCTTCATAATTAGTTCCTTCAAAAGTAGATTCTGAATTTAAAACTTTCACTTCATTTTCCCCTAATTCATCACTAGAAAAATCACATCCTGCTAAAGCAAAGCCTAAAAAGACTAACATTACTAAAGATATAAATCTAATTTTTTTCATCAGTTTTTGGTATGCCTAATTTAGCAACAATATTAAACAAAGCATACTCCCCCTTCTTTATCTTTTGACGATATTTTTTTCTATTTATTTACTTATAATTTGGGAGGAAATATCCCGGTAAGTTCACTTTGCTTATCGGCTTTTTGCCAATCAGACATACCATCTTTCCAAACCAAACTGTCCGAATTGAAAGTGCCCCTTGCAACCATATTTCTTAAAGTATTTACATCATATGGGCCAGTAGATTTCCCATCCATTGCAATATAAAATTTGATAACCGGAACTGTAGGAGGTACTTCTTGACCAATCTCATTATGATTGATTGTTTTATCTAAAGTTCCTGCAATATTTTTCCCTACAGCCGTTCCAACAGCCATGCCAGCCATCATAGCTACGGGATTAAATCCTGCTCCTTGACCACCAAGGTCGATATTACCAGCACCTTTTTCTCCCATTTTACCTAGAGCTTCTGCTCCTGCAACTCCTACCTCACCACTGACTTCTGTTTGATAAGCACCAATATTTGATTGTCGAGTCCCCATTCGTTGAGCATATTGTCCTTCTTCTCTTTTAATTCGCAGCTCTTCTTGGTAATTGAGTAGATCAGTTTCAGTCTTAACTGCTGCAATATCTTTTGTAACTCTCTTGAGTTCAATGTATGATTCATTCTCTTTATCAACTTCAATTGCATTTATGTCAACGCCTGAAACAGATATACCAAATAAATCTGAAAGCCTATCTTTAAGAAATAACTCAACTTTCTCATTGATTAAATCAATTTTCGATTCAATTGCTATTACCGGAATATCATGTTCGGATGAAGCATTTGCAACTATATCTTTAACATAACGTGTAATAGAAGCATTTATCTTATTTTTTAGTTCCTCTAAGTTGAAATTTATTAATTGGTGATAGTTACCAAATGTTTTGTAGTCTTCAATCTTAAATGTCAATGCTCCTCTAACTGCAATAGGAACAGAAAAGTCTGGAAATCTTGCGTCTACCACATCAAAATATGGTATTCCAAATCTAGTTTGGATAGCCATTGATGTATTAATGAAAAAGACTTCAGCTTGGAAAGGAGTATCACCATCATACCACAGTCCAATAATTGAAGATAAAACTGGAAAGTTTTTTGTCTTAAGTTT is a genomic window of Candidatus Delongbacteria bacterium containing:
- a CDS encoding SPFH domain-containing protein yields the protein MGLLKRKGGFTDVIRCDETNYLVWKWHTIGAKTGKSKRETSIRTNSVLRVKTGEVAVFVYKQKNGTMQDYIVGPYDEKLKTKNFPVLSSIIGLWYDGDTPFQAEVFFINTSMAIQTRFGIPYFDVVDARFPDFSVPIAVRGALTFKIEDYKTFGNYHQLINFNLEELKNKINASITRYVKDIVANASSEHDIPVIAIESKIDLINEKVELFLKDRLSDLFGISVSGVDINAIEVDKENESYIELKRVTKDIAAVKTETDLLNYQEELRIKREEGQYAQRMGTRQSNIGAYQTEVSGEVGVAGAEALGKMGEKGAGNIDLGGQGAGFNPVAMMAGMAVGTAVGKNIAGTLDKTINHNEIGQEVPPTVPVIKFYIAMDGKSTGPYDVNTLRNMVARGTFNSDSLVWKDGMSDWQKADKQSELTGIFPPKL